From a single Fulvivirga ulvae genomic region:
- a CDS encoding class I SAM-dependent methyltransferase: MKKLISFIIRFVPRKYLQRVSAPALKVVGIFLRGNNVTCPIINKSYKKFLPYGRINPRANALCPDSLSLERHRLLWLYFKEKTNFFNERLHFLHIAPEQCFMKQFEARHQDGYITGDLESPLAKVKMDVHKIPFEANTFDAAMCNHVMEHVDDDIKAMSEIYRVLKPGGWAVMQVPFFNPIPDVTFEDKTITDPREREKWYGQDDHVRLYGKDYPDRLRKAGFEVTEDKFIYELGEEAVKKYALPAHEIIYFCRKKG; this comes from the coding sequence ATGAAAAAATTGATCAGCTTCATTATACGTTTTGTACCCCGTAAGTATTTGCAGCGGGTGAGTGCCCCTGCACTAAAAGTAGTAGGAATATTTCTCCGTGGCAATAATGTCACCTGCCCTATAATCAACAAGAGCTATAAAAAGTTTCTTCCCTACGGCCGGATTAATCCTCGTGCAAATGCTCTATGCCCTGATTCTCTGTCGCTGGAAAGGCACCGTCTTTTGTGGCTTTATTTTAAGGAGAAAACCAATTTTTTTAATGAGAGACTTCACTTCCTGCATATCGCCCCGGAGCAGTGTTTCATGAAGCAGTTTGAGGCCCGGCATCAGGATGGGTACATTACCGGAGACCTGGAATCCCCGCTGGCTAAAGTAAAAATGGACGTGCATAAAATCCCATTTGAGGCCAACACTTTTGACGCTGCCATGTGTAATCATGTTATGGAGCATGTAGATGATGACATCAAAGCCATGAGCGAGATCTACAGGGTATTGAAGCCGGGAGGATGGGCTGTTATGCAGGTACCTTTCTTTAATCCTATCCCTGATGTTACTTTTGAAGATAAAACCATCACCGATCCTCGTGAGCGGGAAAAATGGTACGGACAGGACGACCATGTACGTTTGTACGGTAAAGACTATCCTGATCGTTTGCGTAAGGCCGGTTTTGAGGTTACTGAGGACAAATTTATTTATGAATTGGGTGAGGAAGCAGTTAAAAAGTATGCACTGCCTGCCCATGAAATCATTTATTTTTGCAGGAAGAAAGGGTAA
- a CDS encoding glycosyltransferase has product MRLYSVIIPVYNRPDEVDELLESLTRQTYNNFEVLIVEDGSSKRCDKVVEKYTGSLHLTYFYKPNSGQGFSRNFGFERAKGDFLVVFDSDCIIPEHYFETVDKYLDEHMLDAYGGPDRAHNSFTATQKAISYSMTSVFTTGGIRGGKKRMGAFHPRSFNMGISKEVYQKTKGYKITRMGEDIEFSIRIIELGFKTGLIEDAYVYHKRRTSLSQFYKQLHFFGRARINISRFYPGEVKLVHLLPVIFTLGFFFMWLLPAISTVLFSIALILFVSFFGLIFFDALAKEKSLSVAILSVGAAFTQLFAYGIGFLAEGWRKLTKG; this is encoded by the coding sequence CTGTATACAACCGTCCTGACGAGGTAGACGAGCTGCTGGAAAGCCTGACCCGTCAGACCTATAACAATTTTGAGGTGCTGATAGTAGAAGACGGTTCATCAAAGAGGTGTGACAAAGTAGTTGAAAAATATACAGGCAGTCTACACCTTACCTATTTTTACAAGCCCAATTCCGGGCAGGGTTTTAGCCGTAATTTTGGTTTTGAAAGAGCAAAGGGAGATTTCCTGGTCGTATTTGACTCAGATTGTATTATCCCTGAGCACTACTTTGAAACCGTAGACAAATACCTGGACGAACATATGCTGGATGCTTATGGCGGCCCTGATCGTGCACACAATAGCTTTACAGCCACACAAAAAGCTATTAGCTATTCCATGACCTCCGTTTTTACTACCGGGGGTATAAGAGGAGGCAAAAAGCGCATGGGAGCTTTCCACCCCAGAAGTTTTAATATGGGGATCTCCAAAGAAGTGTACCAGAAAACCAAGGGCTATAAGATCACCCGAATGGGAGAGGATATTGAATTCAGCATCCGCATTATTGAACTGGGCTTTAAAACCGGTCTGATAGAAGATGCCTATGTTTACCACAAGCGACGAACCAGCCTGAGCCAGTTCTATAAACAGCTACATTTCTTCGGGCGTGCCAGGATCAACATCAGCAGGTTCTACCCCGGAGAAGTTAAACTTGTACATTTGTTGCCCGTCATTTTTACCCTCGGCTTCTTTTTCATGTGGTTGCTCCCGGCTATCAGTACAGTGCTTTTTTCTATTGCACTCATACTTTTCGTGTCGTTTTTCGGACTCATATTTTTCGACGCTCTGGCCAAAGAGAAAAGCCTCTCAGTAGCTATACTCAGCGTAGGAGCTGCATTTACCCAATTATTTGCCTACGGCATCGGCTTCCTCGCGGAAGGTTGGAGGAAATTAACGAAAGGCTAA